A window from Bordetella petrii encodes these proteins:
- the sucC gene encoding ADP-forming succinate--CoA ligase subunit beta, producing MKIHEYQGKELLKQFGVPVPRGIPAFSVDEAVAAAEKLGGPVWVVKAQIHAGGRGKGGGVKLARSLDDVRKLASEILGMQLVTHQTGPEGQKVKRLYIEDGADIQKEYYVSLVTDRATQKVAIIASSEGGMDIEEVAHSTPEKIITEYIDPLTGLEAGQAKKVAEAIGLEGGSADQAADVFQKLYKCYMDTDASLVEINPLNRDSKGNIIALDAKFNFDSNALFRHPEIVAYRDLDEEDPAEIEASKFDLAYIQLDGNIGCLVNGAGLAMATMDTIKLFGGEPANFLDVGGGATAEKVTEAFKIMLKNKGVKAILVNIFGGIMRCDVIAEGVITACKAVNLNVPLVVRMKGTNEELGKKMLADSGLPIISADTMAEAATRVVAAVK from the coding sequence ATGAAAATCCACGAGTATCAAGGCAAGGAACTGCTGAAGCAATTTGGCGTGCCCGTGCCGCGCGGGATCCCCGCTTTTTCCGTCGACGAGGCCGTGGCTGCCGCTGAAAAGCTGGGTGGGCCGGTATGGGTCGTGAAGGCGCAAATCCACGCGGGCGGCCGCGGCAAGGGCGGCGGCGTGAAGCTGGCCCGTTCGCTCGACGACGTCCGCAAGCTGGCCTCTGAAATCCTGGGCATGCAGCTGGTCACGCACCAGACCGGCCCCGAAGGCCAGAAGGTCAAGCGCCTGTACATCGAAGACGGCGCCGACATCCAGAAAGAATACTACGTGTCGCTGGTTACCGATCGCGCCACGCAGAAGGTCGCCATCATCGCGTCCAGCGAAGGCGGCATGGACATCGAGGAAGTCGCCCACTCGACGCCCGAGAAAATCATCACCGAATACATCGATCCGCTCACCGGCCTGGAAGCCGGCCAGGCCAAGAAGGTGGCCGAGGCCATCGGCCTCGAGGGCGGTTCCGCCGACCAGGCCGCCGACGTGTTCCAGAAGCTGTACAAGTGCTACATGGACACCGATGCCTCGCTGGTGGAAATCAACCCCCTGAACCGCGACAGCAAGGGCAACATCATCGCCCTGGACGCCAAGTTCAACTTCGATTCCAACGCGCTGTTCCGCCACCCCGAGATCGTGGCCTACCGCGACCTCGACGAAGAAGACCCGGCTGAAATCGAAGCCAGCAAGTTCGATCTGGCCTACATCCAGCTCGACGGCAACATCGGCTGCCTGGTCAACGGCGCCGGCCTGGCCATGGCCACCATGGACACCATCAAGCTGTTCGGCGGCGAGCCGGCCAACTTCCTGGACGTCGGCGGCGGCGCCACGGCCGAGAAGGTCACCGAGGCCTTCAAGATCATGCTCAAGAACAAGGGCGTGAAGGCCATCCTGGTCAACATCTTCGGCGGCATCATGCGCTGCGACGTCATCGCCGAAGGCGTGATCACCGCGTGCAAGGCCGTCAACCTGAACGTGCCGCTGGTTGTCCGGATGAAGGGCACCAACGAAGAACTGGGCAAGAAAATGCTGGCCGACTCGGGGCTGCCCATCATCAGCGCCGACACCATGGCCGAAGCGGCCACCCGCGTCGTAGCCGCCGTCAAATAA
- a CDS encoding DUF2889 domain-containing protein — protein sequence MPLPPPKVSRQPLHTRSIRVQSYGRDDGLWDLEAELIDVKAYDFPKHNGDIFRAGRPIHHMHLRITIDEAFNIVAAQAVYDAAPYEQQCSAIEASYTGLIGMNLLKGFRRQVKERFGHTAGCTHMTELSQVLPTAAVQTMANRRRQNSNPDLRPFQLDGCHALRTDGPVVLEHYPKWYTGDSAEAADALSDSPSFSHSS from the coding sequence ATGCCCTTGCCACCGCCGAAAGTCTCTCGCCAACCGCTGCATACGCGTTCCATACGCGTGCAGTCCTACGGGCGCGACGACGGGCTGTGGGATCTCGAAGCCGAACTCATCGACGTCAAGGCCTACGACTTCCCCAAGCACAACGGCGATATCTTCCGGGCGGGCCGCCCCATCCACCACATGCACTTGCGCATCACCATCGATGAAGCGTTCAACATTGTGGCGGCCCAGGCGGTCTATGACGCGGCGCCCTACGAACAGCAATGCTCGGCCATCGAAGCCTCGTACACGGGGCTGATCGGCATGAACCTGCTCAAGGGGTTTCGGCGCCAGGTCAAAGAGCGCTTTGGCCATACCGCGGGCTGTACCCACATGACCGAACTGTCGCAGGTGCTGCCCACCGCGGCGGTGCAGACCATGGCCAACCGCCGGCGCCAGAACAGCAATCCGGACCTGCGTCCATTCCAGCTGGACGGCTGTCATGCCCTGCGCACCGACGGCCCGGTGGTGCTTGAGCACTATCCCAAGTGGTACACCGGGGATAGCGCTGAAGCGGCGGACGCGCTATCCGACTCCCCCTCTTTTTCACATTCGTCCTGA
- the metE gene encoding 5-methyltetrahydropteroyltriglutamate--homocysteine S-methyltransferase has protein sequence MTIIHNLGFPRIGAQRELKRAVEAYWAGRQTAAELEQTGRDLRAAHWQRQAAAGLQWVPVGDFAWYDHILEWSTLLGAVPARFGQPEGQPVSLDTLFRMGRGRAPTGTPTAACEMTKWFDTNYHYIVPELVPGQTFRIAREYLFDQVREAQALGHQVKPVIPGPLTWLWQGKGDAYAAGAGDVAKLQLLDALLPVYAEVLARLARLGVQWVQIDEPILALDVPQAWRDAFRAVYARLADAPVKLLLATYFGGLKDNLATALALPVAGLHVDLVRAPGQLQDVAAGLRPDQVLSAGMIDGRNIWRTDLDAALAALAPARQQLGERLWLAPSCSLLHVPVDLAGETDLDAELKSWLSFAAQKLDELGLLGRALADAKAPAVGEALAAQRAALQARRQSARIHNPAVGRRMAESATVTRDRAPFAERIARQQQVLNLPAFPTTTIGSFPQTAEIRALRRDWKSGALSDSAYEAAIRKEIEAVIRFQEKIGLDVLVHGEPERNDMVEYFGELLAGFAFTRNGWVQSYGSRCVKPPIIFGDVARPAPMTVGWSSYAQSLTDKPVKGMLTGPVTILQWSFVRDDQPRAQTCRQLALALRDEVVDLEQAGVRVIQIDEPAIREGLPLRRDDWQAYLDWAVDCFRLSTAGVAADTQIHTHMCYSEFNDIIESIAAMDADVITIETSRSNMELLKAFEDFRYPNDIGPGVYDIHSPNVPDVDWMVGLMRKAAARLPSERLWVNPDCGLKTRAWPETEAALVGMVGAARALRAA, from the coding sequence ATGACTATTATTCATAATTTGGGGTTCCCGCGCATCGGCGCGCAGCGCGAACTGAAGCGGGCGGTCGAAGCGTACTGGGCAGGCAGGCAAACGGCCGCCGAGCTGGAGCAGACCGGCCGCGACCTGCGCGCGGCCCACTGGCAGCGCCAGGCCGCCGCGGGGCTGCAGTGGGTGCCCGTGGGCGATTTCGCCTGGTACGACCATATTCTGGAATGGTCCACGCTGCTGGGCGCCGTGCCGGCGCGCTTCGGCCAGCCCGAGGGCCAGCCGGTCAGCCTGGACACCCTGTTCCGCATGGGCCGCGGCCGCGCGCCCACCGGGACGCCCACGGCGGCCTGCGAGATGACCAAGTGGTTCGATACCAACTACCACTACATCGTGCCCGAGCTGGTGCCGGGCCAGACATTCCGCATCGCCCGCGAATACCTGTTCGATCAGGTGCGGGAAGCGCAGGCGCTGGGCCACCAGGTCAAGCCGGTGATTCCCGGTCCGCTGACCTGGCTGTGGCAGGGCAAGGGCGATGCCTACGCCGCGGGGGCCGGCGATGTCGCCAAACTGCAACTGCTGGATGCGCTGTTGCCGGTGTACGCCGAAGTGCTGGCGCGCCTGGCACGCCTGGGCGTGCAATGGGTGCAGATCGACGAGCCTATCCTGGCGCTCGACGTGCCGCAGGCCTGGCGCGACGCTTTCCGCGCGGTGTACGCCCGCCTGGCCGACGCGCCCGTCAAGCTGCTGCTGGCCACGTATTTTGGCGGCCTGAAAGACAATCTGGCCACCGCACTGGCCTTGCCGGTGGCCGGCCTGCACGTGGATCTGGTCCGCGCGCCGGGCCAGCTGCAGGACGTAGCCGCGGGACTGCGGCCCGACCAGGTGCTGTCGGCCGGCATGATCGATGGCCGCAATATCTGGCGCACCGACCTGGACGCGGCCCTGGCCGCGCTGGCGCCCGCCCGGCAGCAACTTGGCGAACGCCTGTGGCTGGCGCCGTCGTGCTCGCTGCTGCATGTGCCGGTCGACCTGGCGGGCGAAACCGACCTGGACGCCGAACTGAAGAGCTGGCTGTCGTTTGCCGCGCAAAAACTGGACGAGCTCGGCCTGCTGGGCCGGGCGCTGGCCGATGCCAAGGCGCCTGCCGTGGGCGAGGCACTGGCGGCCCAGCGGGCCGCTCTGCAGGCGCGCCGCCAGTCGGCGCGCATCCATAATCCGGCGGTGGGCCGCCGCATGGCCGAATCGGCCACGGTAACGCGCGACCGCGCCCCGTTCGCCGAACGCATCGCCCGCCAGCAGCAGGTGCTGAACCTGCCGGCGTTTCCCACCACTACCATCGGTTCGTTCCCGCAGACCGCCGAAATCCGCGCGCTGCGGCGCGACTGGAAGTCGGGCGCCCTGAGCGACTCGGCCTACGAGGCGGCGATTCGCAAGGAAATCGAGGCGGTCATCCGCTTCCAGGAAAAAATCGGCCTGGACGTGCTGGTGCACGGCGAGCCCGAGCGCAATGACATGGTCGAATATTTCGGCGAACTGCTGGCCGGCTTTGCCTTCACCCGTAATGGCTGGGTGCAGAGCTACGGATCGCGCTGCGTCAAGCCGCCCATCATTTTCGGCGACGTGGCGCGCCCGGCGCCCATGACTGTCGGCTGGTCGTCATATGCCCAGTCGCTGACCGACAAGCCGGTCAAGGGCATGCTGACCGGGCCGGTCACCATCCTGCAGTGGTCGTTCGTGCGCGACGACCAGCCGCGCGCGCAGACCTGCCGCCAGCTGGCGCTGGCCCTGCGCGACGAAGTGGTCGACCTGGAGCAGGCCGGCGTGCGCGTCATCCAGATCGACGAACCCGCCATCCGCGAAGGCCTGCCGCTGCGCCGCGACGACTGGCAGGCGTACCTGGACTGGGCGGTGGATTGCTTCCGGCTTTCCACCGCCGGGGTGGCGGCCGATACGCAGATCCACACCCATATGTGCTATTCGGAATTCAATGACATCATCGAATCCATCGCGGCGATGGATGCCGATGTCATCACGATCGAGACGTCGCGCTCGAACATGGAGCTGCTGAAGGCTTTTGAAGACTTCCGCTATCCGAACGACATCGGCCCGGGCGTCTACGATATCCACTCGCCCAACGTGCCCGATGTGGACTGGATGGTGGGCCTGATGCGCAAGGCTGCCGCCCGGCTGCCCAGCGAGCGCCTGTGGGTAAATCCTGACTGCGGGCTGAAAACCCGCGCCTGGCCTGAAACCGAGGCCGCGCTGGTGGGCATGGTCGGCGCGGCGCGCGCCCTGCGGGCCGCCTGA
- a CDS encoding LysR family transcriptional regulator translates to MLEIRHLETLSAIRDGGSLQEAAERLHLTQSALSHQLRDLETRLGTPLLNRRTRPARLTTAGLRVLALADEVLPRLRSTERELQRLAAGRTGRLHLAIECHSCFQWLMPALDAFRAQWPDVALDLSAAFSFAPLPALVRGDLDLVITSDPLRLEAVEYLPLFKYELVLAVAGSHPLAALRHIEPEQLADQTLITYPVDRQRLDVFTAFLDPAGVEPAAVRKAELTPIIAQLVASNRGVAALPNWALTEYLQPGWLKLCHLGTHGVWRTLYAAVRSEDTDASYVGDFLAIAREVCFKTLDGIRSAKA, encoded by the coding sequence ATGCTTGAAATCCGCCATCTCGAAACCCTGTCCGCCATCCGCGACGGCGGCAGTTTGCAGGAAGCGGCCGAACGCCTGCACCTGACCCAATCTGCCTTGTCGCACCAGTTGCGCGACCTGGAAACCCGGCTGGGCACGCCGCTGCTGAACCGCCGCACCCGCCCTGCTCGCCTGACCACCGCCGGACTGCGGGTGCTGGCGCTGGCCGATGAGGTGCTGCCGCGCCTGCGCTCGACCGAACGCGAACTGCAAAGGCTGGCCGCCGGCCGCACGGGGCGGCTGCACCTGGCCATCGAATGCCACTCGTGCTTTCAGTGGCTGATGCCGGCCCTGGATGCCTTTCGCGCGCAATGGCCCGACGTGGCACTGGACCTGTCGGCCGCCTTCTCGTTCGCCCCGCTGCCGGCGCTGGTGCGCGGCGACCTGGATCTGGTGATCACGTCCGATCCGCTGCGGCTGGAAGCCGTGGAATATCTGCCGCTGTTCAAGTACGAGCTGGTGCTGGCGGTGGCCGGCTCGCACCCCCTGGCGGCGCTGCGGCACATCGAGCCCGAGCAATTGGCCGACCAGACGCTGATTACCTATCCGGTGGACCGGCAGCGGCTGGACGTGTTCACCGCGTTCCTGGACCCCGCGGGTGTCGAACCGGCCGCGGTGCGCAAGGCCGAACTGACCCCCATCATTGCCCAGCTGGTTGCCAGCAACCGCGGCGTGGCGGCCCTGCCCAACTGGGCGCTGACAGAATATCTGCAGCCGGGTTGGCTGAAACTGTGCCACCTGGGCACGCACGGCGTATGGCGCACGCTGTATGCCGCCGTGCGCAGCGAGGATACCGATGCCTCGTATGTGGGGGATTTTCTGGCGATTGCGCGCGAGGTGTGCTTCAAGACGCTGGACGGCATACGCTCGGCCAAAGCCTGA
- the recX gene encoding recombination regulator RecX — MIRNKPGTTGTSRSASPARRGPGSREADDGGFETVGKPAPRGPSLKARAVGYLSRREYARNELARKLQPYTDEGTDLDAVLDALEKEGWLSTERFAQSLVHRRAARQGTARIVQELRQHGVADDQVAQLRDGLRATEYQRALEVWRKRYGTKPADRPEYARQARFLASRGFAHDVIRRLLGDEHDD, encoded by the coding sequence ATGATCCGCAACAAGCCCGGCACGACAGGCACTTCGCGTAGCGCATCTCCTGCGCGACGCGGGCCGGGCAGTCGCGAAGCCGACGACGGCGGTTTCGAAACCGTGGGCAAGCCCGCGCCGCGCGGGCCCTCGCTGAAGGCGCGCGCGGTGGGCTATCTGTCCCGCCGCGAATACGCGCGCAATGAACTTGCGCGCAAGCTGCAGCCCTACACGGACGAAGGCACCGACCTTGACGCCGTGCTCGACGCGCTGGAAAAAGAGGGCTGGCTGTCCACCGAGCGGTTCGCGCAAAGCCTGGTGCACCGCCGCGCCGCGCGCCAGGGTACGGCCCGCATCGTCCAGGAACTACGCCAGCACGGCGTTGCCGATGACCAAGTGGCCCAGTTGCGCGACGGCCTGCGCGCCACCGAATACCAGCGGGCCCTGGAAGTCTGGCGCAAGCGCTACGGCACCAAGCCCGCCGACCGGCCCGAATACGCCAGGCAGGCGCGCTTTCTGGCCAGCCGTGGTTTTGCCCACGACGTCATCCGGCGCCTGCTGGGCGACGAGCACGACGACTGA
- the recA gene encoding recombinase RecA has product MNDKSSKAATSEKAKALAAALSQIEKQFGKGSIMRYGDNEVEHDIQVVSTGSLGLDIALGVGGLPRGRVVEIYGPESSGKTTLTLQVIAEMQKIGGTCAFVDAEHALDVQYAAKLGVNLTDLLISQPDTGEQALEITDALVRSGSVDLIVIDSVAALVPKAEIEGEMGDSLPGLQARLMSQALRKLTATIKRTNCMVIFINQIRMKIGVMFGSPETTTGGNALKFYSSVRLDIRRIGSIKKGEEVVGNETRVKVVKNKVSPPFKQAEFDIMYGSGISREGEIIDLGVQAGVVDKSGAWYSYSGTRIGQGKDNVREYLKEHPELSVEIENKVRENQGIVSRAATFPASEAEAEDDGQA; this is encoded by the coding sequence ATGAACGACAAATCCAGCAAGGCAGCCACATCGGAAAAGGCCAAGGCGCTGGCCGCCGCGCTTTCGCAAATCGAAAAGCAGTTCGGCAAGGGCTCGATCATGCGCTACGGCGACAACGAGGTCGAGCACGATATCCAGGTCGTGTCCACCGGCTCGCTGGGGCTCGACATCGCACTGGGTGTCGGCGGCCTGCCGCGGGGCCGCGTGGTCGAGATCTACGGCCCCGAATCCTCGGGCAAGACCACGCTTACCCTGCAGGTCATTGCCGAAATGCAGAAAATCGGCGGCACCTGCGCCTTCGTCGACGCCGAACACGCGCTCGACGTGCAATACGCGGCCAAGCTGGGCGTCAACCTCACCGACCTGCTCATCTCGCAGCCCGACACCGGCGAACAGGCCCTTGAAATCACCGATGCCCTGGTGCGTTCGGGCTCGGTCGACCTCATCGTCATCGACTCGGTGGCCGCCCTGGTGCCCAAGGCCGAAATCGAAGGCGAAATGGGCGATTCCCTGCCGGGCCTGCAGGCCCGCCTGATGAGCCAGGCGCTGCGCAAGCTGACCGCCACCATCAAGCGCACCAATTGCATGGTCATCTTCATCAACCAGATCCGCATGAAGATCGGCGTCATGTTCGGCAGCCCCGAAACCACCACCGGCGGCAACGCCCTGAAGTTCTACTCGTCGGTGCGCCTGGACATCCGCCGCATCGGCTCCATCAAAAAGGGCGAAGAGGTCGTGGGCAATGAAACCCGCGTCAAGGTCGTCAAGAACAAGGTCTCGCCCCCGTTCAAGCAGGCCGAATTCGACATCATGTACGGGTCGGGCATTTCGCGCGAAGGTGAAATCATCGACCTGGGCGTGCAGGCCGGCGTGGTCGACAAGTCCGGCGCCTGGTACAGCTACAGCGGCACCCGCATCGGCCAGGGCAAGGACAACGTACGCGAGTACCTGAAAGAACACCCCGAGCTCTCCGTCGAAATCGAGAACAAGGTGCGCGAGAACCAGGGCATCGTCAGCCGTGCGGCCACCTTCCCCGCCAGCGAGGCCGAGGCCGAAGACGACGGCCAGGCATGA
- a CDS encoding response regulator transcription factor, with protein sequence MRILIAEDDSILADGLSRSLRHNGYAVDAVRDGAAADSALAAQAFDLLILDLGLPQLAGLEVLRRLRARNSLLPVLILTAADSVEQRVKGLDLGADDYMAKPFALSELEARVRALTRRGAGGGATLLRHGRLVFDQTGRVALVDDQTLDLSAREVSLLEILLTRSGRMVSKTQLVDHLCEWGEEVSTNAIEVYVHRLRKKLEPSGVKIITVRGLGYCLERDQGAGYLSH encoded by the coding sequence ATGCGCATTCTCATCGCCGAAGACGACAGCATCCTGGCCGACGGCCTGTCCCGCTCGTTGCGCCACAATGGCTATGCTGTCGACGCCGTCCGCGACGGCGCGGCCGCCGATTCCGCCCTGGCCGCCCAGGCTTTCGACCTGCTCATTCTAGACCTCGGCCTGCCGCAACTGGCAGGGCTGGAAGTGCTGCGGCGCCTGCGGGCGCGCAACTCGCTGCTGCCCGTGCTGATCCTGACCGCGGCCGACAGTGTCGAGCAGCGCGTCAAGGGCCTGGACCTGGGCGCCGACGACTACATGGCCAAACCCTTTGCCCTGTCCGAGCTGGAAGCCCGGGTGCGGGCCCTGACGCGGCGCGGCGCCGGGGGCGGCGCCACCCTGCTGCGCCATGGCCGGCTGGTGTTCGACCAGACCGGCCGCGTGGCCCTGGTCGACGACCAGACGCTCGACCTTTCCGCGCGCGAGGTCAGCCTGCTGGAAATCCTGCTGACCCGCAGCGGCCGCATGGTCAGCAAGACGCAGCTGGTCGACCACCTGTGCGAATGGGGCGAGGAAGTCAGCACCAACGCCATCGAGGTCTACGTGCATCGCCTGCGCAAGAAGCTCGAACCCAGCGGGGTCAAGATCATCACGGTGCGCGGGCTGGGCTACTGCCTTGAACGGGACCAGGGTGCCGGCTATCTCTCGCACTGA
- a CDS encoding sensor histidine kinase, with amino-acid sequence MPAISRTEPAAHEKLNQEALDAMRGGAKGPSFAPPQRSLLGEILDWMLAPLFLLWPMSVAITYVVAQNIANVPYDRALANNLHVLSRYVHAQDGRAVLHMSESVRDVLRPDETDSVFWLALGSHGEYLGGDRALPLPPDLGQPQPGTVLYADDTLRGFGVRLAYTWIDLHIPQTQPVLLVVAETMERRTELANDIIKGVIIPQFVVLPVAVLLVWFGLSRGVAPLNALQQRLRARRPDDLSPIDERAAPSEIAPLVGAMNELLDRLSANVQAQRRFVADAAHQLKTPLAGLRTQAELALRDASPDEMQSSLRQLVMGSERATRLVNQLLLLARAENPHSADLAPTDLNAVGYEQTMLWVPQALALNTDLGFETADTPVRIAGNGLLLAELLNNLVDNALRYTPPGGHITVRVRATATHAILEVEDSGPGIAPEERERVFDRFYRVLGTQAEGSGLGLAIVREIAQKHRAQVQILEGTAHSQLPGTCIQVTFPLYTRTAWPSEAT; translated from the coding sequence GTGCCGGCTATCTCTCGCACTGAGCCGGCCGCGCACGAAAAGCTGAACCAGGAAGCCCTGGACGCCATGCGCGGCGGGGCCAAGGGCCCCAGCTTCGCGCCGCCCCAGCGGTCGCTGCTGGGCGAAATCCTCGACTGGATGCTGGCGCCGCTGTTCCTGCTATGGCCCATGAGCGTGGCCATTACCTACGTGGTGGCGCAGAACATCGCCAACGTGCCCTACGACCGCGCGCTGGCCAACAACCTGCATGTGCTGTCGCGCTACGTCCATGCCCAGGACGGCCGCGCCGTGCTGCACATGAGCGAATCCGTGCGCGACGTGCTGCGCCCGGACGAAACCGACAGCGTGTTCTGGCTGGCGCTGGGCAGCCATGGCGAATACCTGGGCGGCGACCGCGCCCTGCCCCTGCCGCCCGACCTGGGGCAACCCCAGCCCGGCACCGTCCTGTACGCCGACGACACCCTGCGCGGCTTCGGCGTGCGGCTGGCCTACACCTGGATCGACCTGCACATCCCTCAGACCCAGCCTGTCCTGCTGGTGGTGGCCGAGACCATGGAAAGGCGCACCGAACTGGCCAACGACATCATCAAGGGGGTGATCATCCCGCAGTTCGTCGTGCTGCCGGTGGCGGTGCTGCTGGTGTGGTTCGGCCTGTCGCGGGGCGTGGCCCCGCTCAATGCCCTGCAGCAGCGCCTGCGGGCGCGGCGGCCCGACGACCTGTCGCCCATCGACGAACGGGCCGCGCCGTCCGAGATCGCGCCGCTGGTGGGCGCCATGAACGAACTGCTCGACCGCCTGTCGGCCAACGTGCAGGCGCAGCGGCGCTTCGTGGCCGATGCCGCGCACCAGTTGAAAACCCCGCTGGCGGGGCTGCGCACCCAGGCCGAACTGGCGCTGCGCGATGCCAGCCCCGACGAAATGCAGTCCAGCCTGCGCCAGCTGGTCATGGGTTCCGAACGCGCCACCCGCCTGGTCAACCAGTTGCTGCTGCTGGCCCGCGCCGAAAACCCGCACTCGGCCGACCTGGCGCCCACCGATCTCAATGCCGTGGGCTACGAGCAGACCATGCTGTGGGTGCCCCAGGCGCTGGCCCTGAACACCGACCTGGGCTTCGAAACCGCCGACACGCCGGTGCGGATTGCCGGCAATGGCCTCCTGCTGGCCGAACTGCTCAACAACCTGGTCGACAATGCGCTGCGCTATACGCCGCCCGGCGGGCACATCACCGTGCGGGTGCGCGCCACGGCCACGCACGCGATCCTGGAAGTGGAAGACTCCGGCCCCGGCATCGCGCCGGAAGAGCGCGAGCGGGTGTTCGACCGCTTCTACCGGGTGCTGGGCACCCAGGCCGAAGGCAGCGGCCTGGGCCTGGCCATCGTGCGGGAAATCGCCCAGAAGCATCGCGCCCAGGTGCAAATTCTGGAAGGCACGGCGCATTCCCAGTTGCCGGGAACCTGCATCCAGGTGACATTTCCGTTGTACACACGCACGGCCTGGCCCTCGGAAGCGACCTAG
- a CDS encoding MFS transporter yields MSTASLADRSPSTGPRPMTKEERRVIFASSLGTVFEWYDFYLYGSLAAIIAGHFFSGVNPTAAFIFALLAFAAGFAVRPFGALVFGRLGDLVGRKYTFLVTIVIMGLSTFLVGVLPSYASIGIAAPAILIGLRLLQGLALGGEYGGAATYVAEHAPQGRRGAYTAWIQTTATLGLFLSLLVIMGVRAAMSEEAFRDWGWRIPFLISVVLLGISVWIRLQLNESPTFKRMKEEGRGSKAPLTESFAQWKNLKVVIIALLGLTAGQAVVWYTGQFYALFFLTKTLQVDSNTANIMIALALLIGTPFFLVFGSLSDRIGRKPIIMAGCLIAALTYFPLFQGLTHFANPALEKAQATAPVTVIADPATCSFQFNPVGTSSFTSSCDVVKSFLAANSVNYSNQPAPAGSVAKVKIGNDEFASFEGAGMAPAEFKAKAAELKTSLTAAIRDHGYPAKADPAQMNKFMVVVLLTILVIYVTMVYGPIAAMLVEMFPTRIRYTSMSLPYHIGNGWFGGFLPPVAFAIVAATGNIYDGLWYPIIIAVMTLVIGTLFVRETKDVDINA; encoded by the coding sequence ATGAGCACAGCATCGCTGGCAGACCGCAGCCCATCCACGGGTCCGCGTCCGATGACCAAGGAGGAACGGCGCGTGATCTTCGCGTCGTCGCTAGGCACGGTTTTCGAGTGGTACGACTTCTACCTGTACGGCTCGCTGGCCGCGATTATCGCGGGCCACTTTTTCTCGGGGGTGAACCCCACCGCAGCATTCATTTTCGCGCTGCTGGCCTTTGCCGCCGGCTTCGCCGTGCGCCCCTTCGGCGCCCTGGTGTTCGGCCGGCTGGGCGACCTGGTCGGGCGCAAGTACACATTCCTGGTCACGATCGTGATCATGGGCCTGTCCACCTTCCTGGTGGGCGTGCTGCCCAGCTATGCCAGCATCGGCATCGCCGCGCCGGCAATCCTGATCGGGCTGCGCCTGTTGCAAGGCCTGGCGCTGGGCGGTGAATACGGCGGCGCGGCCACCTACGTGGCCGAACACGCGCCGCAGGGCCGCCGCGGGGCCTACACGGCCTGGATCCAGACTACCGCCACGCTGGGCCTGTTCCTGTCGCTGCTGGTCATCATGGGCGTGCGCGCCGCCATGAGCGAAGAAGCATTCCGCGACTGGGGCTGGCGCATCCCGTTCCTGATCTCGGTGGTGCTGCTGGGCATCTCGGTATGGATCCGGCTGCAGCTCAACGAATCGCCCACGTTCAAGCGCATGAAGGAAGAAGGCCGCGGCTCGAAGGCGCCGCTGACCGAGTCCTTCGCCCAATGGAAGAACCTGAAGGTCGTGATCATCGCCCTGCTCGGCCTGACCGCCGGCCAGGCGGTGGTGTGGTACACGGGCCAGTTCTACGCCCTGTTCTTCCTGACCAAGACCCTGCAGGTCGACTCCAATACCGCCAACATCATGATCGCGCTGGCGCTCCTGATCGGCACGCCGTTCTTCCTGGTGTTCGGCTCGCTGTCCGACCGTATCGGCCGCAAGCCCATCATCATGGCCGGCTGCCTGATCGCCGCGCTGACCTACTTCCCGCTGTTCCAGGGCCTGACCCACTTCGCCAACCCGGCGCTCGAAAAGGCCCAGGCCACGGCGCCGGTCACGGTCATCGCCGATCCGGCCACCTGCTCGTTCCAGTTCAACCCGGTGGGCACCTCGTCGTTCACCAGTTCGTGCGACGTGGTCAAGTCGTTCCTGGCGGCGAATTCGGTGAACTATTCCAACCAGCCCGCGCCCGCCGGCTCGGTGGCCAAGGTAAAGATCGGCAACGACGAGTTCGCTTCGTTCGAAGGCGCAGGCATGGCGCCGGCCGAATTCAAGGCCAAGGCCGCTGAACTGAAAACCTCGCTCACCGCCGCCATCCGCGACCACGGCTATCCGGCCAAGGCCGACCCGGCACAAATGAACAAGTTCATGGTGGTGGTGCTGCTGACGATCCTGGTGATCTACGTCACCATGGTCTACGGCCCGATCGCCGCCATGCTGGTCGAAATGTTCCCCACCCGCATCCGCTACACCTCGATGAGCCTGCCGTACCACATCGGCAACGGCTGGTTCGGCGGCTTCCTGCCTCCGGTGGCCTTCGCCATCGTGGCGGCCACGGGCAACATCTACGACGGCTTGTGGTATCCGATCATCATCGCGGTCATGACACTGGTCATCGGCACGCTGTTCGTGCGCGAAACCAAAGACGTGGACATCAACGCCTGA